DNA from Amorphoplanes friuliensis DSM 7358:
CGTCAGCTCCGAGCACCTGGGGATGCTGCTCGACGCGATGCCGGCACCGCAGCGCCGCCGCCTCGTCGACGTGCTCGATCCGGTGCGGCTGTCCGACCTGCGGCGGGTCGCGTACGAAAAAGCGGTCATCGAGTCGCTCCGGCGCACCGCCGCGACCCTGCAGTGGGTTCCCGACGACCACGGCAGCAACCTGCTCGCCGGGGTCTTCCACCGGCTCTTCGGGGTCGCACTGTGCTATGTGGACGACGGTCCGCTGCAGTCGGCGGCGGTGGTCCACGCTCAGCAGGTCTTCGTCGCCCAGCAGGTGCACGGCCTGCTCATCGTCACCAACGCGGCACCCAGCGTGCAGTCGGTGGAGGTTGTCATGGACCCGCGCTACGGTGGCACACCAGCCCTGGTGGTCTCGTGGGAGTCCGACGACAATGACGGCGTGCTGGGACGCGCCCTGGTGAGGCTGGCCGGATGAACACGAATGTCCGACCCGTGCTCGAGGAGCGCGGCGTACGGGTGGCCGAGGCCGCGCCCGACCGGGTGACGGCCATTCATCGCTGCGCGGACGTGCTCGAGGAGATCGGTGCGGTGCACCCGGCCTATCGCGAGGCGATGCTCGACCGGGAGTGGGCGATGTCCACCTATCTCGGCGAAGGTGTGGCCATCCCGCACGGTCTGGACGTCTCGCGCATCCTCGTGCGCCGCGACGCGCTGGCCGTGCTGCGGTTCCCGGACGGCGTCGACTGGGACGGCTTCCGGGTGACGGTCTGCGTGGCGATCGCCGCGCGGGGGGACGGCCACGTCGCGTTGCTCGCCGCGCTGGCGGACATCCTGCTCGACCCGGAACGCGCGCGGGCGCTGCGCGAGGCCACCGACCCGGAGACGATCGTCGGCATGCTGCACTCGGTGGAGGGGCAACCGTGATCCGGACGGTCCTGCTGGGCGGACGGGCCGGGCTGCACATGCGGGCGGCCTCCCGGATCGCGATCGCGGCGGCGTTGCAGACGGTGCCGGTCACCGTCCGCACCATGGACCGGCCGGCGGTGCCCGCCGACAGCGTGCTCTCCCTGCTCAGTCTGGGTGCACTCTGCGGGACCGAGCTGATCCTGGAGGCCTGGGGCCCGGGTGCCGAGGTCGCCCTGGACAACCTCGCCCGGCTGCTCGCCGCCGATCTGGACGTCGCCGGTGCGTGACCTGGTGCCCGACCCCGGGCCCGAGCTGCTGCGGGGGCTCGGCGCGAGCGCGGGCACAGCCGTCGGGCCGGCGTACAGGCTGGCCGATCCGCCGCGACTGCCCGCGCCGAGGCCCGTGGGTGATCCGGAGGCCGAGGTGCAGCGCGCGTGGGCGGCGATCGACGCTGTTTGCGCCGACATCAGTCGGCGGGCGGACGCCGCGGCCGACGCGACCTCCGGCGAGATCCTGCGGGTGCAGGCGGCGCTGGCCGGTGACCGGACTCTGCGCGACGGTGTGGCCCAGGCGGTCCGTGCCGGGCACGAGGCGCCGCACGCGGTCGCGGCGATCCTGGCCGGCCATCGTTCGGCCCTGCTGGCCGCCGGTGGTCTGCTGGCGGCCCGGGCGGCCGACCTCGACGATCTGCGCGACCGGGTGGTCGCGCACTGCCTCGGCCTCCCGATGCCGACCCTGCCCGACCCCGGCTGCCCGTTCGTGCTGGTCGCCGTTGATCTGGCACCGGCCGACGCCGCCCTCCTCGATCCGGCCCGGGTGCTCGCGGTGGTGACGTCGGCCGGCAGTTTTGTCAGCCACACCGCGATCCTGGCGCGGGCCCGCGGCCTGCCCACCGTGGTCGCGTGCGGCCGGGCGCTGGAGATCGCGGACGGCACGGTTGTCACCGTCGACGGCACCACCGGCCGGGTGTCGGTGGGGTCCGGCGAGGACTACACGCCGATCTCCGCACCACCGACGGCTCCCGCCGCCGAGCACCGCGGGCAGACCTCGGACGGGCATCCGGTGGCGTTGCTGGCCAACATCGGGTGCGCCGCCGAGCTCACCGGTGTCGCCGTCGAGGGTGTCGGCCTCTTCCGCACCGAGTTGCTCTTCCAGCACCACATCGACCCGCCGACGCTGGCCGAGCAGGTCCAGGAGTACGCCCAGGTCTTCGCCGCGATGCCGGACCGCCAGGTCATCGTGCGCACCCTGGACGCGGGTTCGGACAAGCCGCTGCCGTTCCTGCGCGAGCACGACGAGCCCAACCCGGCGCTGGGCATCCGAGGGCTGCGGGTGGCCCGCCGGCGCGGCGACATCCTGCGCACCCAGATTTCGGCGATCGCCGCGGCGGCCCGGGAGTCACGGGCCCGTGTCGCCGTGATGGCCCCGATGGTCACCACCGTGGCCGAGGCCGCTGAGTTCACCGCGCTGTGCCGCGACGCCGGACTGCCCACGGTCGGCGTGATGATCGAGGTGCCGGCCGCCGCCGTCCGGGCCGCCGAGATCCTCCAGACGGTCGATTTCCTCAGCGTCGGCACCAACGACCTCAGCCAGTACGCCTTCGCCGCCGACCGCCGCAGCGGTGAGCTGGCCGATCTGCTCGACCCGTGGCAACCGGCGCTGCTGTCGCTGATCGCCCTGTGCGCGGCGGCCGGTGTGGCGGTGGGCCGCCCGGTCGGCGTCTGTGGTGAGGCTGCCGCCGACCCGGCGTTCGCGGTGGTGCTCACCGGCCTCGGCGTGACCAGTCTATCCATGTCGCCCACGGCGATCCCCGCGGTGCGTGCCGCCCTGGCGGCGCACACAGTGGAGGAGTGCCGCGCCGCAGCCCAGCAGGCTCTGGCGGCCGGCGATCCGGCAACGGCACGAGCAGCCGTGACCCGCATCTGAACGACCACTTTCAGCAACTGTCCAGTCTGACTTGTTAGCTTCTGCCCGACCTGTCAGTCCTGGGTAAAGGGGAGTTCGTGGGCTTCAAGAAGATGCTGGGCGCGTTCGGTGTGGGCGGCCCGAGTGTCGACACCGTGCTGACCGATCCGACCACGCGCCCCGGCGCGTCGCTGGCCGGACAGGTCAACCTGGTCGGCGGCAACCACGACGTCGAGATCGAGCACATCACGCTCGGGCTGGTCACCAGGGTCGAGGTCGAGGGTGGACAGGGCGAGTACGGTGCCACCGGCGAGTTCCACCGCGTCGGCGTCAGCGGCCCCCTGCGACTCGCCGAGAAGCAGCAGCTCTCCCTGCCGTTCGAGTTCGTGGTGCCGTGGGAGACGCCGATCACCGCCGTCCACGGTCAGCACCTGCGCGGCATGACGATGGGTGTGCGTACCGAGGTGTCCATCGCGCGGGCGATCGACAAGGGTGACCTCGACCCGGTCTCGGTGCACCCGCTGCCGATCCAGGAGCGGATCCTCGAGGCCTTCGCCCGGCTGGGCTTCCAGTTCAAGAACGCCGATCTCGAGTACGGCCGGATCGCCGGTGTGCACCAGACGCTGCCGTTCTACCAGGAGATCGAGTACTACCCGCCGGCGCAGTACGCGCACGGCATCAACGAGGTCGAGCTGACCTTCGTGACCAACCCGCAGACCGTCGAGATCGTGCTCGAGTTCGACAAGCGCGGCGGCATGTTCAGCGGCGGTCACGACTCCTACGGGCGTTACACCGTCCCGCACAGCGACGCCGACAGCGCCGACTGGGCGCAGGTCGTCGACGGCTGGGTCCGCGAGGCCCTGTCGCACCACCAGCAGCCCGCCTACGGCGGCTACGGCGGCGGCCACGGCGGTCACAGCCGCGGCCACGGCGCCGGTGGTGTCGTGGCCGGTGTCGCCGGCGGCCTGGCCGCGGGTTACGTCGCGGGTGAGGTCATGGAAGAGGTCTTCGAGGACGACGGCGGCGACGAGTAGTCGCTTTCCGGACCCTCACGGCCGTGACAGCGGCCGTGAGGGTCCCCGTTTTTTGGGTAGCGTGAGGCGCATGGCTCGCCCCCGGATCGTCATCGTCGGTGCCGGCTTCGCCGGCTTCCAGGCCGCACGCACGCTGTCCCGGCAGTCCGGTGGCAGCGCCGACATCGTGATCGTGAATCCCACCGACTACTTCCTCTACCTCCCGTTGCTGCCCGAGGTCGCCGCCGGCATCCTCGAACCCCGCCGGGTCACGGTCTCGCTGGCGGCGACCCTGCCCGGTGTGCGGGTGATCCTCGGTGAGGTCGACGGTTTCGACTTCGACAACCGGACCGTCTCGTACGCCGACCCCGAGGGCACCCGGGGCAGCCTCGGCTACCACCGCCTGGTGATCGCGGCCGGCAGTGTCAACAAGCTGCTGCCCGTGCCCGGTGTCACCGAGTACGCCCACGGCTTCCGCGGCATCCCCGAGGCGCTGTTCCTGCGCGACCACATCACCCGGCAGATCGAGATGGCCGACGGGGCCACGGATCCGGCCGAATGCGAGTCGCGCTGCACTTTCGTGGTGGTCGGCGCCGGATACACCGGTACGGAGGTGGCGGCCCAGGGTGTGCTCTTCACCGATGCCCTCACCCGCAACCGCCCGCACCTGAAGCCGAAATGGCTCCTCGTCGACACCGCCGACCGGGTGCTGCCGTCGCTGGACGCCCGGCTCGCCCGGGCCGCCGACCGGGTCCTGCGCGAGCGTGGCGTCCGGGTGCTCCTGCAGAGCTCGGTCAAGGAAGCCACCTCGGACGGCGTGCACCTCAGCACCGGCGAGTACGTCCCCACCAAGTCGCTGATCTGGTGTGTCGGCGTACGCCCGGACCCGCTGGTCGCCGACCTGGGGCTGGAGACCAAGCAGGGCCGCCTCGTGGTGGACGAGTTCCTCAACGTCCCCGGTCACCCCGACGTCTACGCCTGTGGTGACGCCGCGGCGGTGCCCGACCTGACCCGTCCCGGCGAGATCACGGGCATGACCGCGCAGCACGCCAGCCGCCAGGGCACCACCGTCGCCAAGAACATCGCCGCCTCGTACGGCCGGGGGCGGCGGCGGGCGTACAAGCATCATGATCTGGGTTTTGTGGTGGATCTCGGTGGTCTGGACTCGGCGGCGAACCCGCTCGGCGTGCCCCTGTCGGGTCTGCCGGCCAAGGCGGTGACCCGCGGTTACCACCTGCTGTCGATGCCCGGCAACCGTGTGCGGGTCGCCGCCGACTGGCTCCTCGACGCGGTCCTGCCCCGCCAGGGTGTGCAGCTCGGACTGGTCCGGTCGAGCGCGGTGCCGCTCGACAGTGCGTTTCCGGACGCTATGCCGGACACCGGCGTGACGGAGCGAACAACATCGTCCTGAGGAGTGCGAGCCGCGTCTCATTCGCAGCTCAGAGGCCATCCGCGGCTGACGATCTCAGTACGATCGCGGATGACCGGGCCGGTGCTTGACAGCGCTCTTGCCGCCTGGAGCAGACCGCTGAAAGGACCGATTGATGTCCGCTGCCGCAGAAGCGTCAGGGGTTCGCCCGGACTCCACGCCTGAGTTGCACCCGCGTCGCTGGGCCGCGCTCGGCGTGATCGCGATCTCGCAGCTCATGGTCGTGCTCGACGCCACCATCGTCAACATCGCCCTCCCCAGCGCCCGGGTGGACCTGGGCATCACCGAGGCCAACCAGCAGTGGGTGATCACCGCCTACACCCTGGCCTTCGGTGGGCTGCTGCTGCTCGGCGGCCGCATCGCCGACTACTGGGGCCGCAAGCGCACCTTCATGGTCGGCGCCATCGGCTTCGCCGCCGCGTCGGCGATCGGTGGCCTCGCCACCACCGGGCCGCTGCTGTTCGGCGCCCGGGCGCTGCAGGGTGCCTTCGGTGCGCTGCTCGCGCCGGCCTCCCTCGCGCTGCTCACCGTGCTCTTCACCGAGGCCCGGGAGCGGGCCAAGGCGTTCGCCGTCTACGGCGCCATCGCCGGTGGTGGCTCGGCCGTCGGCCTGCTGCTCGGCGGTGTGCTCACCGAGTACGCGAGCTGGCGCTGGTGCCTCCTGGTCAACATCCCGATCGCCCTGCTCGCGCTGGCGCTGGCCATCCCGCTGGTCCCCGAGAGCAAGGCACACGGCGACACCTCGTACGACGTGCCCGGCGCCGTGGTGGTCACGCTGGGTCTCACCTCGCTGGTCTACGGCTTCACCGAGGCCGCCAAGCCGGCTGAGGGCTGGGACTCGCCGAAGACCCTCGCCTTCATCGCCGCCGGCATCGTGCTGCTGATCGTCTTCGTGCTCATCGAACGGGCCAGCAAAAATCCGCTGCTGCCGCTGCGGATCGTGCTCGACCGCAACCGCGGTGGCGCGTACCTGACGTCGATGCTGGTCGGAGCGGGTCTGTTCGGCGCGTTCCTGTTCCTGACGCTCTTCCTGCAGAACGTCCTCGGTTACACGCCGCTCAAGGCCGGCTTCGCCTCTCTGCCGGTGACGGTCGGTGTGCTGATCTCGGCCACCGTGGCGTCGAACCTGCTGCCGCGGATCGGCCCGAAGATCCCGATGATGATCGGTCCCGTGCTCGCCGCGATCGGCATGATCTCGCTGCGGTTCATCGACGTCGACACGGCGTTCTGGACGCACCTGATGCCCGCGCAGGTGCTGCTCGGGCTGGGGCTCGGCTTCACGTTCGTGCCGCTGTCCAGCCTGGCGCTGGTCGGTGTGCCGGAGCACGACGCCGGTGCCGCGAGTGCCGCGCTCAACGCGACGCAGCAGATCGGCGGGTCGCTCGGTACGGCTCTGCTCAACACGATCGCGACCAGCGCCATCGCGGCGTACGTCGCGGCCAACCTCGTCGCGGGTCAGGACCCGGGGCCGGTGGCGCTCAAGGCGCAG
Protein-coding regions in this window:
- a CDS encoding NAD(P)/FAD-dependent oxidoreductase yields the protein MARPRIVIVGAGFAGFQAARTLSRQSGGSADIVIVNPTDYFLYLPLLPEVAAGILEPRRVTVSLAATLPGVRVILGEVDGFDFDNRTVSYADPEGTRGSLGYHRLVIAAGSVNKLLPVPGVTEYAHGFRGIPEALFLRDHITRQIEMADGATDPAECESRCTFVVVGAGYTGTEVAAQGVLFTDALTRNRPHLKPKWLLVDTADRVLPSLDARLARAADRVLRERGVRVLLQSSVKEATSDGVHLSTGEYVPTKSLIWCVGVRPDPLVADLGLETKQGRLVVDEFLNVPGHPDVYACGDAAAVPDLTRPGEITGMTAQHASRQGTTVAKNIAASYGRGRRRAYKHHDLGFVVDLGGLDSAANPLGVPLSGLPAKAVTRGYHLLSMPGNRVRVAADWLLDAVLPRQGVQLGLVRSSAVPLDSAFPDAMPDTGVTERTTSS
- a CDS encoding MFS transporter, giving the protein MSAAAEASGVRPDSTPELHPRRWAALGVIAISQLMVVLDATIVNIALPSARVDLGITEANQQWVITAYTLAFGGLLLLGGRIADYWGRKRTFMVGAIGFAAASAIGGLATTGPLLFGARALQGAFGALLAPASLALLTVLFTEARERAKAFAVYGAIAGGGSAVGLLLGGVLTEYASWRWCLLVNIPIALLALALAIPLVPESKAHGDTSYDVPGAVVVTLGLTSLVYGFTEAAKPAEGWDSPKTLAFIAAGIVLLIVFVLIERASKNPLLPLRIVLDRNRGGAYLTSMLVGAGLFGAFLFLTLFLQNVLGYTPLKAGFASLPVTVGVLISATVASNLLPRIGPKIPMMIGPVLAAIGMISLRFIDVDTAFWTHLMPAQVLLGLGLGFTFVPLSSLALVGVPEHDAGAASAALNATQQIGGSLGTALLNTIATSAIAAYVAANLVAGQDPGPVALKAQVDGYADAFTWAAGLILLAGIITAIFVKVDKADLPTGEAAVHVG
- a CDS encoding PTS sugar transporter subunit IIA; this translates as MNTNVRPVLEERGVRVAEAAPDRVTAIHRCADVLEEIGAVHPAYREAMLDREWAMSTYLGEGVAIPHGLDVSRILVRRDALAVLRFPDGVDWDGFRVTVCVAIAARGDGHVALLAALADILLDPERARALREATDPETIVGMLHSVEGQP
- a CDS encoding magnesium transporter MgtE N-terminal domain-containing protein, yielding MPTEHLVTMLKASPPQRAVSVLLSMPKDRVDRLLAAMDGRLIARMLIAADPDRRAALLHHLDDTRLASELALLPMVEAAAVMAALPPDRARPQLERVSSEHLGMLLDAMPAPQRRRLVDVLDPVRLSDLRRVAYEKAVIESLRRTAATLQWVPDDHGSNLLAGVFHRLFGVALCYVDDGPLQSAAVVHAQQVFVAQQVHGLLIVTNAAPSVQSVEVVMDPRYGGTPALVVSWESDDNDGVLGRALVRLAG
- a CDS encoding sporulation protein yields the protein MLGAFGVGGPSVDTVLTDPTTRPGASLAGQVNLVGGNHDVEIEHITLGLVTRVEVEGGQGEYGATGEFHRVGVSGPLRLAEKQQLSLPFEFVVPWETPITAVHGQHLRGMTMGVRTEVSIARAIDKGDLDPVSVHPLPIQERILEAFARLGFQFKNADLEYGRIAGVHQTLPFYQEIEYYPPAQYAHGINEVELTFVTNPQTVEIVLEFDKRGGMFSGGHDSYGRYTVPHSDADSADWAQVVDGWVREALSHHQQPAYGGYGGGHGGHSRGHGAGGVVAGVAGGLAAGYVAGEVMEEVFEDDGGDE
- a CDS encoding HPr family phosphocarrier protein yields the protein MIRTVLLGGRAGLHMRAASRIAIAAALQTVPVTVRTMDRPAVPADSVLSLLSLGALCGTELILEAWGPGAEVALDNLARLLAADLDVAGA
- a CDS encoding putative PEP-binding protein, which translates into the protein MRDLVPDPGPELLRGLGASAGTAVGPAYRLADPPRLPAPRPVGDPEAEVQRAWAAIDAVCADISRRADAAADATSGEILRVQAALAGDRTLRDGVAQAVRAGHEAPHAVAAILAGHRSALLAAGGLLAARAADLDDLRDRVVAHCLGLPMPTLPDPGCPFVLVAVDLAPADAALLDPARVLAVVTSAGSFVSHTAILARARGLPTVVACGRALEIADGTVVTVDGTTGRVSVGSGEDYTPISAPPTAPAAEHRGQTSDGHPVALLANIGCAAELTGVAVEGVGLFRTELLFQHHIDPPTLAEQVQEYAQVFAAMPDRQVIVRTLDAGSDKPLPFLREHDEPNPALGIRGLRVARRRGDILRTQISAIAAAARESRARVAVMAPMVTTVAEAAEFTALCRDAGLPTVGVMIEVPAAAVRAAEILQTVDFLSVGTNDLSQYAFAADRRSGELADLLDPWQPALLSLIALCAAAGVAVGRPVGVCGEAAADPAFAVVLTGLGVTSLSMSPTAIPAVRAALAAHTVEECRAAAQQALAAGDPATARAAVTRI